The following proteins come from a genomic window of Anaerobutyricum hallii:
- the glmM gene encoding phosphoglucosamine mutase, which produces MGKYFGTDGFRGEANVNLTVEHAYQVGRFLGWYYGKDKEEKCKVVIGKDTRRSSYMFEYSLVAGLTASGADVYLLHVTTTPSVSYVVRTEDFDCGIMISASHNPYYDNGIKLINSKGEKMDEETILKVEDYIDGKFEIPMAVRDQIGCTVDYSAGRNRYIGYLISLATRSYKNMKVGLDCANGSSWMIAKSVFDALGAKTYVINAQPDGLNINMNAGSTHIEVLQKFVKENQLDVGFAFDGDADRCIAVDENGSVVDGDLILYVYGRYLKEKGELRNNTVVTTIMSNFGLYKAFDELGVDYEKTQVGDKYVYENMVQNGHRIGGEQSGHIIFSKYATTGDGILTAIKMMEVMLEKKQSLATLTSPVRIYPQVLKNVRVKSKPEAQNDADVQAAVKQVAETLGATGRILVRESGTEPVIRVMVEAETKEECEKYVDSVIEVIEKKGHCA; this is translated from the coding sequence ATGGGTAAATATTTTGGAACAGATGGTTTCCGCGGAGAAGCAAATGTAAATCTAACAGTAGAGCACGCATATCAGGTAGGTCGTTTTCTTGGATGGTATTATGGTAAAGATAAAGAAGAGAAATGCAAAGTTGTAATTGGTAAAGATACACGTCGTTCAAGCTACATGTTTGAATATTCTTTAGTAGCAGGACTTACAGCTTCAGGAGCAGATGTATATTTACTGCATGTAACAACAACACCGAGCGTTTCTTATGTAGTAAGAACAGAAGATTTTGACTGTGGTATCATGATCTCTGCAAGCCATAATCCATACTATGATAATGGAATTAAACTCATTAATTCTAAAGGCGAGAAGATGGATGAGGAAACGATCCTTAAAGTGGAAGATTATATTGATGGTAAGTTTGAAATTCCGATGGCAGTACGTGATCAGATTGGATGTACAGTTGATTATTCCGCAGGAAGAAATCGTTACATCGGTTATTTGATCTCTCTTGCAACACGTTCCTATAAGAATATGAAAGTAGGGTTGGACTGTGCTAATGGAAGTTCCTGGATGATCGCAAAGAGTGTTTTTGACGCATTAGGAGCAAAGACCTATGTGATCAATGCACAGCCAGACGGACTGAATATTAATATGAATGCCGGTTCTACACATATCGAAGTGCTTCAGAAGTTTGTAAAAGAGAATCAGCTTGATGTGGGATTCGCCTTCGATGGGGATGCAGACCGTTGTATCGCTGTTGATGAGAATGGAAGCGTTGTAGATGGAGACCTCATTTTGTATGTTTACGGCAGATATCTTAAAGAAAAAGGTGAACTTCGTAATAATACAGTCGTAACAACAATTATGTCAAACTTTGGATTGTATAAAGCATTTGACGAACTTGGTGTTGATTATGAAAAGACACAGGTTGGAGATAAATATGTTTACGAAAATATGGTACAGAATGGACATCGTATCGGCGGTGAACAGTCAGGACATATTATTTTCAGTAAATATGCAACAACCGGAGACGGAATCCTTACAGCCATTAAGATGATGGAAGTAATGTTAGAGAAGAAGCAGTCTTTAGCAACATTGACATCACCGGTTCGTATTTATCCGCAGGTACTTAAGAATGTACGTGTGAAGAGTAAACCGGAGGCACAGAATGATGCTGACGTACAGGCAGCAGTAAAGCAGGTTGCAGAAACACTTGGGGCGACAGGAAGAATTCTTGTTCGTGAAAGTGGTACAGAGCCAGTGATACGTGTTATGGTAGAAGCGGAAACAAAGGAAGAATGTGAAAAGTATGTTGATTCGGTAATTGAAGTTATCGAGAAAAAAGGTCATTGTGCATAA
- a CDS encoding UDP-N-acetylmuramoyl-tripeptide--D-alanyl-D-alanine ligase, producing the protein MENITIKDIVKAAEGQLLCGDENKVIKEFSIDSRSGNEDSIFVPIIGERVDAHKFIDGALKINGATFTSEHDKPLTGFEDKPWIKVADTVEAMQKVGTFYRNRMNLPVVAVTGSVGKTTTREMISTALASQKRVFQTIGNQNSQIGVPLTLSHLTAEDEIAVLEIGMSERGQIEKLTNMIRPNIAVVTMIGVSHIAQLKTQENICLEKMDIVKGLPEDGIVFLNGDDKFLAPYRGKLSHRTFFYGLNKECDYRAEEVRVRDGQTLFHFYYKDGEAEKNMEVVLGTMGEHNVRNALVALGVAHQMGLDMEVAAKALSTFHGQRQQMHTLKSCTLIDDTYNASPDSMKASISVLSSMEGVKGRRIAALADMLELGEKERDYHYEVGKFIAGTQVDEVAAYGELSEEILKGIEDNNARIIVKHFETRGELQEYLLTYVHPDDVLLLKASNGMKLKEIAEAFLQNE; encoded by the coding sequence ATGGAGAATATAACAATTAAAGATATTGTAAAGGCTGCCGAAGGACAGCTTTTATGTGGAGATGAGAATAAAGTAATCAAGGAGTTTTCAATCGATTCACGTTCCGGTAACGAGGATAGCATTTTTGTACCGATCATCGGGGAGAGAGTGGATGCACATAAGTTTATTGATGGCGCACTTAAGATAAATGGTGCGACGTTTACATCAGAGCATGATAAGCCGTTAACTGGTTTTGAGGATAAGCCATGGATTAAAGTGGCAGATACAGTAGAAGCGATGCAGAAGGTAGGAACATTTTACAGGAATCGTATGAATCTTCCGGTTGTTGCTGTAACAGGAAGTGTTGGAAAGACAACAACAAGAGAGATGATTAGCACAGCATTAGCTTCACAGAAGAGGGTATTCCAGACAATCGGGAATCAGAATAGTCAGATTGGTGTGCCATTAACTCTTTCTCATCTTACAGCGGAAGATGAGATTGCCGTTCTTGAAATTGGCATGAGTGAAAGAGGGCAGATTGAGAAGCTTACCAATATGATTCGTCCGAATATAGCAGTTGTGACGATGATTGGAGTAAGTCATATTGCACAGTTGAAAACTCAGGAGAATATTTGTCTGGAGAAGATGGATATTGTAAAGGGACTTCCGGAAGATGGTATAGTCTTTTTGAATGGAGATGATAAGTTCCTTGCACCATATCGTGGAAAGCTTTCTCACAGAACATTTTTTTATGGACTGAATAAGGAATGTGATTATCGAGCAGAAGAAGTACGTGTGCGGGATGGACAGACCCTGTTTCATTTTTATTACAAAGATGGCGAAGCAGAGAAGAATATGGAAGTTGTTCTTGGCACTATGGGAGAGCATAATGTACGTAATGCCTTAGTTGCATTAGGGGTCGCACATCAGATGGGACTTGACATGGAAGTGGCAGCGAAGGCACTTAGTACTTTCCATGGACAGCGTCAGCAGATGCATACATTAAAGAGCTGTACGTTGATTGATGATACATATAATGCCAGCCCAGATTCTATGAAAGCAAGTATTTCGGTACTTTCTTCTATGGAAGGTGTGAAGGGCAGGAGAATTGCCGCACTGGCAGATATGCTTGAACTTGGAGAAAAGGAGAGGGATTATCATTATGAAGTAGGTAAGTTTATTGCTGGGACACAGGTAGATGAAGTTGCTGCCTACGGTGAACTTTCCGAAGAAATATTAAAAGGTATTGAAGACAATAATGCGAGAATTATTGTAAAGCATTTTGAGACAAGAGGGGAATTACAGGAGTATCTCTTAACATATGTACATCCGGATGACGTACTTTTATTAAAAGCGTCTAACGGAATGAAGTTAAAAGAGATAGCAGAAGCATTTTTACAGAATGAATAA
- a CDS encoding histidine phosphatase family protein, with protein MKIYIMRHGETKWNKRSKLQGQVDIPLAPKGIEQAQMTAEGMKEIPFDHIFSSPLKRAYKTAQIVRMDRPIEIVRDDRLKEMSFGTSEGKCIGKIMENPAMTRYQRFRLDPEHFRPAKYGEYFQDVLRRTDEFFKEEIIPLEGKAENVLIVAHGCVVRSFILNLTGRSLSQFWKTPFGKNCSSVAFEYKNGEINMIYENKLYYDTDCPDWQQQIPSYKKGHRK; from the coding sequence ATGAAGATATATATAATGAGACATGGAGAGACAAAGTGGAATAAGAGGAGTAAGCTTCAGGGACAGGTTGATATTCCTCTGGCACCTAAAGGTATCGAGCAGGCGCAGATGACAGCAGAAGGAATGAAGGAGATTCCTTTTGATCATATTTTTTCCAGTCCGTTAAAAAGAGCGTATAAAACGGCACAGATTGTTCGCATGGACCGTCCGATAGAGATTGTCCGCGATGACCGTCTGAAGGAGATGAGTTTTGGAACCTCCGAGGGAAAGTGTATCGGAAAGATTATGGAGAATCCGGCAATGACACGCTATCAGAGATTCCGTCTTGATCCAGAACATTTTCGCCCAGCAAAGTATGGAGAATATTTCCAGGATGTTTTAAGACGAACTGACGAATTCTTTAAAGAGGAGATTATTCCATTGGAAGGGAAAGCAGAGAATGTTCTTATTGTGGCACATGGCTGCGTAGTCAGAAGTTTTATCCTTAATTTGACAGGACGTTCTCTTAGTCAGTTTTGGAAGACACCTTTTGGAAAGAATTGCTCTTCGGTGGCATTTGAATATAAAAATGGTGAAATAAATATGATTTATGAGAATAAGTTATATTATGATACAGATTGTCCTGACTGGCAGCAGCAGATTCCTTCCTATAAAAAGGGACATAGAAAGTAA
- a CDS encoding DNA gyrase/topoisomerase IV subunit B, translated as MGEQMAYNANSIAVLEGLEAVRKRPGMYIGSVSTRGLNHLIYEIVDNSVDEHLAGYCSNIQVILEEDGTATIRDNGRGIPTGINNKTGIPAVEMVFTMLHAGGKFGTGGYKISGGLHGVGASVVNALSVWLEVKVQSDGKVYQQMYERGKAVAPLEVIGKCRKGDTGTSVTFLPDGEIFDKTYFKAESIKSRLHETAYLNPGLSITFENRRPGEEETVLFHEEEGLKAYVRDLNKGKPAVGEIVYFKKKIDDIEVEAAFQYVDEFQETIMGFCNNICTMEGGTHITGFKTKFTSVMNQYARELGILKEKDKNFTGADVRNGMTAVLSVKHKDPRFEGQTKTKLDNPDAGKAVSEVLGEELTLYYDRNLEELKKVIACAEKSAKIRKAEERARTNLISKSKFSIDTNGKLANCESRVPEECEVFIVEGDSAGGSAKTARNRRTQAILPIRGKILNVEKASMDKVLANAEIKTMIHTFGCGFSEGYGNDFDISKLKYHKIVIMTDADVDGAHIATLLLTFFYRFMPDLIHQGHVYLATPPLYKAIPKRGKEEYLYDDRALENYRKTHKSNFTLQRFKGLGEMDAEQLWETTLNPETRILKQVEIEDGRLASEVTSMLMGSEVPPRREFIHTHAKDADLDL; from the coding sequence ATGGGAGAACAGATGGCATATAATGCGAATAGCATTGCAGTTCTTGAGGGACTAGAAGCGGTAAGAAAGCGTCCGGGAATGTATATCGGAAGTGTTTCTACCAGAGGTCTTAATCACCTTATTTATGAGATTGTAGATAACTCTGTAGATGAGCATCTGGCGGGGTATTGCAGTAATATTCAGGTGATTCTTGAAGAAGACGGAACGGCAACGATTCGGGATAATGGACGAGGTATTCCTACAGGAATTAATAATAAGACAGGAATTCCGGCAGTAGAGATGGTATTTACTATGCTGCATGCCGGAGGTAAGTTTGGTACGGGAGGTTATAAGATTTCCGGTGGCCTTCATGGAGTAGGAGCCTCCGTTGTTAATGCACTTTCTGTCTGGCTTGAAGTGAAGGTACAGTCAGATGGTAAGGTGTATCAGCAGATGTACGAGAGAGGAAAAGCAGTAGCACCGTTGGAAGTCATCGGCAAGTGTCGAAAAGGCGATACGGGAACGAGTGTTACTTTTTTACCAGATGGAGAAATATTTGATAAAACATACTTTAAGGCGGAATCCATTAAGAGCAGATTACATGAGACTGCTTATCTGAATCCTGGATTATCTATTACTTTTGAGAATAGAAGACCAGGAGAAGAGGAAACCGTCCTTTTTCATGAAGAAGAAGGATTAAAGGCTTATGTCAGAGATTTGAATAAGGGAAAGCCGGCAGTTGGTGAGATTGTTTATTTTAAGAAAAAGATCGATGATATTGAGGTGGAAGCGGCTTTTCAGTATGTAGATGAATTTCAGGAAACAATTATGGGATTCTGCAATAATATCTGTACGATGGAAGGTGGAACTCATATTACTGGATTTAAGACAAAGTTTACGTCTGTTATGAATCAGTATGCGAGAGAACTGGGAATTTTAAAAGAAAAAGATAAGAATTTTACCGGTGCAGATGTTCGTAACGGTATGACAGCAGTTCTTTCTGTTAAGCATAAAGATCCAAGATTTGAAGGACAGACTAAGACGAAGCTGGACAATCCGGATGCTGGAAAAGCAGTTAGTGAAGTACTTGGAGAAGAACTGACGTTATATTATGACAGGAATTTAGAAGAACTGAAAAAGGTGATTGCCTGTGCGGAAAAGTCTGCAAAGATTCGAAAAGCAGAGGAGAGAGCGAGAACGAATCTCATCTCGAAGTCCAAGTTTTCTATTGATACGAACGGAAAACTGGCAAACTGTGAGAGTCGTGTTCCAGAAGAGTGCGAAGTTTTTATTGTAGAGGGAGATTCTGCCGGTGGCTCTGCTAAAACAGCAAGAAATCGCCGCACCCAGGCCATTCTGCCGATTCGTGGAAAGATTCTTAATGTGGAGAAGGCATCCATGGATAAAGTGCTTGCTAATGCGGAAATTAAGACAATGATCCATACTTTTGGATGCGGATTTTCAGAAGGCTATGGTAATGATTTTGATATTTCCAAGTTAAAGTATCATAAGATTGTCATTATGACAGATGCCGATGTAGATGGAGCACATATTGCAACATTGCTGCTTACATTTTTCTACCGTTTTATGCCAGATCTCATTCATCAGGGACATGTTTATCTGGCAACACCACCACTTTATAAAGCGATTCCGAAGCGGGGAAAAGAAGAATATCTTTATGATGACAGAGCATTAGAGAATTATCGAAAAACACATAAGAGTAACTTTACTCTACAGCGTTTTAAAGGTCTTGGAGAGATGGATGCAGAGCAGCTTTGGGAAACAACACTAAATCCAGAGACACGTATCTTAAAACAGGTTGAGATTGAGGACGGAAGACTTGCATCAGAAGTTACATCGATGTTGATGGGAAGTGAAGTTCCGCCGAGAAGAGAGTTTATCCATACGCATGCAAAGGATGCGGATCTAGATTTATAG
- a CDS encoding DNA gyrase/topoisomerase IV subunit A gives MSEQIIKTEFSDIMQKSYIDYAMSVICQRALPDVRDGLKPVQRRVLYAMQELGLSADKPHRKSARIVGDTMGKYHPHGDSSIYEALVVMEQDFKKGMPLVDGHGNFGSIEGDGAAAMRYTEAKLQKFTQEVYLADMDKNVVDFQSNFDETEKEPVVLPVRIPNLLINGAEGIAVGMTTSIPPHNLSEVVDGVKAYMDNPDITTEELMEYVKGPDFPTGGIVVNQKELKNIYETGSGKMKLRGKVHFEKAKKRSERDKLVITEIPYTMIGANISKFIADVVGLIENKTTSDIVDVSNESSKEGIRIVLELRRNADVERLENLLYKKTRLEDTFGVNMLAIANGRPELLSLKDIISYHTRFHYEVLTRKYETLLKKELEQKEIKEGLIKASDMIDLIIEILRGSKSLKDAKSCLIHGETDNITFKTQKSKKEASKLCFTEKQASAILEMRLYRLIGLEIMALQEEYAEILKKIDKYQDILEHPASMKKVMKKDLEKIKKIYGFERKTELTNAKAAVVKALPIEEKEVVFVMDRFGYSKILDKSTYERNEETVLKEYRHIVHCMNTDKVCVFTDTGVMHQIKVQDIPSGRLRDKGTPLDNIGNYDSRNEQILLIAPDRVLKESSLLFVTAASMVKLVDGAEFIVQKKTVAATKLAEGDTLTAVRIVSAKEGITNAQIIMQSEEGYFLRFPLEEVTRKKKGAIGIRGMKLQEQDHVKHIYLTGVEEEDTPSIIYKEKELVFSKIRLMGRDGKGVKVRR, from the coding sequence ATGTCTGAACAGATTATAAAAACAGAGTTTTCTGATATTATGCAGAAGTCTTATATTGATTATGCGATGAGCGTCATCTGTCAGCGTGCCCTTCCGGATGTGAGGGATGGCTTGAAACCTGTACAGCGGAGAGTACTGTATGCGATGCAGGAGTTAGGACTTTCTGCCGATAAGCCGCACCGTAAGTCAGCACGTATTGTCGGAGATACCATGGGTAAATATCATCCACATGGTGACAGCTCAATCTATGAAGCCTTAGTTGTAATGGAACAGGATTTTAAAAAAGGAATGCCCCTTGTTGACGGGCATGGTAACTTTGGCTCGATCGAGGGAGACGGAGCGGCGGCGATGCGTTACACAGAGGCAAAGCTTCAGAAATTCACACAGGAAGTCTACCTTGCAGATATGGACAAGAATGTGGTCGATTTCCAGTCAAACTTTGACGAAACAGAAAAAGAGCCGGTCGTACTTCCGGTTCGTATCCCAAATCTTTTGATTAATGGAGCAGAGGGAATCGCTGTCGGCATGACCACAAGCATTCCTCCACATAATCTTTCTGAAGTGGTAGACGGAGTGAAAGCTTATATGGATAATCCGGATATTACGACAGAAGAACTGATGGAATATGTAAAAGGACCGGATTTTCCGACAGGTGGAATCGTAGTCAATCAGAAAGAGCTAAAGAATATTTATGAAACAGGCAGTGGAAAGATGAAACTTCGAGGAAAGGTTCATTTTGAAAAAGCGAAAAAGCGCTCAGAAAGAGACAAGCTTGTTATCACAGAAATTCCATACACAATGATCGGTGCAAATATCAGTAAGTTTATTGCAGATGTGGTAGGTCTGATCGAGAATAAGACAACAAGTGATATTGTGGATGTTTCTAATGAGTCTTCAAAAGAAGGTATCCGTATTGTATTAGAACTTCGCCGGAATGCAGATGTAGAGCGCCTTGAGAATCTTCTATATAAGAAGACGAGATTAGAAGATACTTTTGGGGTAAATATGCTCGCTATTGCGAATGGAAGACCGGAACTTTTAAGCCTGAAAGATATCATAAGCTACCATACAAGATTCCATTACGAAGTACTCACAAGAAAGTATGAGACACTTCTGAAAAAAGAATTAGAACAAAAAGAAATTAAAGAAGGTCTGATCAAAGCAAGTGATATGATTGATTTGATCATAGAAATTCTTCGTGGCAGCAAGAGCTTAAAAGATGCAAAGAGCTGTCTGATTCATGGAGAAACAGACAATATTACTTTTAAGACACAAAAATCGAAAAAAGAAGCTTCAAAGCTTTGTTTTACAGAAAAGCAGGCTTCCGCTATTCTTGAGATGCGTCTGTATCGACTGATCGGTCTTGAGATTATGGCATTACAGGAAGAATACGCAGAAATCCTTAAAAAGATAGATAAATATCAGGATATTTTAGAGCATCCGGCTTCCATGAAGAAAGTGATGAAAAAAGATCTGGAAAAAATCAAAAAGATCTATGGATTTGAAAGAAAAACAGAACTTACCAATGCAAAAGCTGCAGTTGTAAAAGCACTGCCAATTGAAGAAAAAGAAGTTGTATTTGTCATGGATCGTTTCGGCTATTCTAAGATTCTTGATAAGAGTACGTACGAGAGAAATGAAGAAACCGTATTAAAAGAATACCGTCATATCGTTCACTGTATGAATACCGATAAAGTCTGTGTATTTACTGATACAGGTGTGATGCATCAGATAAAAGTGCAGGATATTCCATCAGGACGACTCCGGGATAAAGGAACCCCACTTGATAATATTGGGAATTATGACAGTAGAAATGAACAGATTCTTTTAATTGCACCGGATCGGGTATTAAAAGAGTCCTCCTTATTATTTGTTACTGCCGCATCCATGGTAAAGCTTGTTGATGGAGCAGAATTTATTGTACAGAAAAAGACAGTTGCCGCTACAAAGTTAGCAGAAGGGGATACTTTAACGGCAGTACGAATTGTCAGCGCCAAAGAAGGTATCACTAATGCACAGATCATTATGCAGAGTGAAGAAGGTTATTTCCTTCGTTTTCCATTAGAAGAAGTAACAAGAAAGAAAAAAGGAGCAATCGGTATCCGCGGTATGAAGCTTCAGGAGCAGGATCATGTCAAGCACATATATCTTACCGGAGTGGAAGAGGAAGATACCCCATCTATTATTTATAAAGAAAAAGAACTGGTATTTAGTAAGATACGACTCATGGGAAGAGACGGAAAAGGAGTCAAGGTAAGAAGATAG
- a CDS encoding RNA polymerase sigma factor, protein MLGSLMTYCKEEDGETLELLYRTYKNKMFYIAMKLLEDSAEAENIVHDTFLILLEHLERIGDIKDKKTWNYIVTILKNRCFDWMRKQKYYKYADDKENFNVEESLDAKENIFKNHLEEEIIIREKQELLIKLIMNLKYPYKEVLYLQYYNELGSKEIGEILSIKPDNVRKIASRARKILKEKMIEMGYGR, encoded by the coding sequence TTGCTTGGAAGTTTAATGACTTACTGTAAGGAAGAAGATGGAGAAACTTTAGAACTTCTCTATCGTACATATAAAAATAAAATGTTTTATATTGCGATGAAATTGTTAGAAGATTCAGCAGAGGCGGAAAATATAGTACATGATACATTCTTGATTTTATTGGAACATTTGGAACGAATTGGTGATATAAAGGATAAAAAAACATGGAATTATATTGTTACTATATTAAAAAACCGTTGTTTTGATTGGATGAGAAAACAGAAGTATTATAAATATGCAGATGATAAAGAAAATTTCAATGTAGAGGAAAGTTTAGATGCAAAGGAGAATATTTTTAAAAATCATTTGGAAGAGGAAATTATCATCAGGGAAAAACAGGAACTATTGATAAAGTTGATCATGAATCTGAAATACCCTTATAAAGAAGTTTTATATTTGCAATATTATAACGAATTAGGGAGTAAAGAGATAGGGGAAATTCTTTCAATAAAGCCGGATAATGTGCGAAAGATAGCCAGCAGGGCGAGAAAAATATTGAAAGAGAAAATGATAGAAATGGGGTATGGGAGATGA
- the tnpA gene encoding IS200/IS605 family transposase, with the protein MDNRYNRHNRRKYNLKVHIVLVTKYRKQLLKDSIADDVKQKIFDIANAYGYEIIAIETDKDHIHFLLSYDTTDKVCDIVKIVKQETTYYLWHKYSSLLSKQYWKKKIFWSDGYFACSIGEVSSATIQKYIENQG; encoded by the coding sequence ATGGATAATAGATACAATCGTCATAACAGACGAAAATACAATCTTAAAGTACATATAGTTCTAGTAACCAAATATCGTAAACAATTACTCAAAGATTCTATCGCTGATGATGTTAAACAAAAGATTTTCGATATTGCTAATGCTTATGGCTACGAAATTATTGCTATAGAAACCGACAAAGATCATATACATTTCTTATTAAGTTACGATACAACAGATAAAGTTTGCGATATTGTCAAAATTGTAAAGCAAGAAACAACGTATTATTTATGGCACAAATATAGTTCGCTTCTATCTAAACAGTATTGGAAAAAGAAGATATTTTGGTCAGACGGATATTTTGCTTGTAGCATTGGAGAAGTATCTTCAGCCACTATACAAAAATATATTGAGAATCAGGGTTAA
- a CDS encoding RNA-guided endonuclease TnpB family protein: MEQITITAKIQIAATETDKVLLDETMSVYRNACNYVSDYVFHTHDLKQFSLNKVLYSTLREKFGLKSQMAQSVLKTVIARYKTILENQNEWIKPSFKKPQYDLVWNRDYSLTQNRFSINTLNGRVKLSYFADGMSKYFDHTIYKFGTAKLVNKHGKYYLHIPVTYDVEESNISDICNVVGIDRGINFVVATYDSKHKSGFVSGKAIKQKRANYSKLRKELQMRRTASSRRRIKAIGGRENRWMRDINHQVSKALVKNNPKHTLFVLEDLSGIRNATERVKTKDRYVSVSWSFYDLEQKLIYKAKQNQSSVIKVDPRYTSQCCPCCGHVEKSNRNKKIHLFTCKNCGYKSNDDRIGAMNLYRMGIDYLADSQVPDTVVTE; this comes from the coding sequence ATGGAACAGATAACTATTACAGCTAAAATTCAAATAGCCGCAACGGAAACGGATAAAGTTTTGCTTGATGAAACTATGTCTGTTTATCGTAATGCCTGCAATTATGTTTCAGACTATGTATTCCATACTCACGACTTAAAGCAGTTTTCACTTAATAAGGTTTTGTATTCTACTTTACGGGAAAAGTTTGGTCTTAAATCGCAAATGGCTCAGTCTGTTTTGAAGACCGTTATCGCCAGATATAAGACCATTCTGGAGAATCAAAACGAATGGATCAAACCCTCGTTCAAAAAGCCTCAGTATGATTTGGTTTGGAACAGAGATTATTCCTTAACACAAAACCGCTTTTCAATCAATACGCTGAATGGTCGTGTGAAGTTATCTTATTTTGCAGATGGAATGTCTAAGTATTTCGACCATACGATCTATAAGTTTGGTACAGCTAAGCTTGTAAATAAGCATGGTAAGTATTATCTTCACATACCAGTAACCTATGATGTCGAAGAAAGTAATATTTCTGACATCTGTAATGTTGTGGGCATAGATAGAGGTATTAACTTTGTTGTTGCCACTTATGACAGTAAACACAAGTCTGGATTTGTTAGCGGTAAGGCTATAAAGCAAAAACGTGCTAATTATTCCAAACTTCGTAAAGAACTCCAAATGCGACGGACAGCATCTTCAAGACGAAGGATAAAAGCTATTGGTGGGCGAGAAAACCGTTGGATGCGGGATATTAACCATCAGGTGTCAAAGGCACTCGTTAAAAATAACCCAAAGCACACTCTCTTTGTATTAGAAGATCTGTCAGGTATTCGTAATGCTACAGAACGTGTTAAAACAAAAGACCGTTATGTTTCTGTATCATGGTCTTTCTATGACCTTGAGCAAAAACTAATCTACAAAGCAAAACAGAATCAGTCTTCTGTTATTAAGGTAGACCCTCGCTATACAAGTCAGTGCTGCCCTTGTTGTGGACACGTTGAAAAGTCTAACCGCAATAAGAAGATACATCTGTTTACTTGTAAAAACTGTGGTTATAAATCTAATGATGACCGCATTGGAGCTATGAATCTGTATCGTATGGGAATAGACTATCTTGCAGATAGCCAAGTACCTGATACAGTTGTAACAGAGTAA
- a CDS encoding DUF4367 domain-containing protein: MGKGKKRIILVAALVAVLLCGSVFAKETIREWRSNLIVKQEEDGLRIEYGGKEKEDTREDSKNAVLQNEKQSENKENEKITANQKKTIDYSVPAKYKLKWVPEGYKKETENSDEKDLYWYYMTYSNEKGDLIIYNQHDADYVIQMAFDKQKDRKEEVSVCGVKGKYFTHEDKGVIIYEVNGVTYTIQGAVSKQELIKMLENRERIG; the protein is encoded by the coding sequence ATGGGAAAAGGAAAAAAGAGAATTATTTTAGTTGCGGCTTTAGTGGCGGTTTTACTCTGTGGCAGTGTATTTGCCAAGGAAACAATCCGGGAGTGGAGAAGCAATCTTATTGTAAAACAGGAAGAAGATGGTTTACGGATTGAATATGGTGGAAAAGAAAAGGAAGATACCAGGGAAGATAGCAAAAATGCAGTTTTGCAAAATGAAAAGCAATCAGAAAACAAAGAAAATGAGAAAATAACAGCAAATCAGAAAAAAACAATTGATTATAGTGTACCAGCTAAGTATAAATTAAAGTGGGTTCCTGAAGGCTACAAAAAAGAGACTGAAAACAGCGATGAGAAAGATCTATACTGGTATTATATGACTTATAGTAACGAAAAAGGAGATTTGATCATATATAATCAGCATGATGCAGATTATGTGATTCAGATGGCTTTTGACAAACAAAAAGACAGGAAAGAAGAGGTTTCTGTTTGTGGTGTAAAAGGAAAATACTTTACGCATGAAGATAAAGGAGTCATAATCTATGAAGTAAATGGAGTTACATATACGATACAAGGTGCTGTATCAAAGCAGGAGTTAATCAAAATGCTGGAGAACAGAGAAAGGATAGGGTGA